A single genomic interval of Spirosoma linguale DSM 74 harbors:
- a CDS encoding beta-lactamase (PFAM: beta-lactamase~KEGG: pzu:PHZ_c0755 beta-lactamase), with product MKYLLPAFLLAASSALAQQAPSGRTVAHVATYQPPTFTDTDRLKKLEPAFPIVEKLFRDIAEKRHIPGMAYGIVLDGKLVYSGGVGYANVDKKIAATPKSLFRIASMTKSLTSMAVLKLRDEGKLRLDDPAETYIPELKSHKYLTADAPKILVRNLLTHSAGFPEDNPWGDRQLADSDDDLTKLIKGGISNANVPAFAYEYSNLAFAMLGRIISTVSGKPYQQYITETILKPLGMNDTQWEYANVPADKLALGYRWQEDGSGTGKWLEEPLLHDGSHGAMGGLITSIEDFSKYVAIHEAAWPPRNDVDNGPIKRSSIREMQQPWTFSGLAAQAKNSAGQVCPVTSGYGYGLGWNKNCAGLVGVGHSGGLPGFGSQWRILPEYGIGVISYGNVTYAGLGGVNIAVLDTLVALAKLQPRQLPVSPILAQRKAELLKLLPDWTNAERSGIFAENFFPDKSVAIRRKTVQDLYAKAGTIKRVGELIPENQLRGHFVMEGEKASIDVFFTLTPENPALIQQLDFREVNN from the coding sequence ATGAAATACCTTCTTCCTGCTTTTCTGCTGGCGGCTTCGTCTGCATTGGCCCAGCAAGCACCATCGGGTCGTACCGTAGCCCATGTCGCAACCTATCAGCCGCCCACGTTTACGGATACCGACCGGCTCAAAAAGCTGGAACCGGCTTTCCCCATCGTCGAAAAACTTTTCCGCGATATTGCCGAAAAACGGCACATTCCGGGAATGGCTTACGGCATTGTGCTCGATGGCAAACTGGTTTATTCGGGTGGGGTGGGCTATGCCAATGTCGATAAAAAGATAGCCGCAACGCCTAAATCCCTGTTTCGGATTGCCTCGATGACCAAAAGCCTGACCTCGATGGCGGTACTAAAACTCCGCGACGAAGGTAAACTCCGGCTCGACGACCCCGCCGAAACCTACATTCCAGAACTGAAGTCGCACAAGTACCTCACCGCCGACGCCCCCAAAATTCTGGTCCGTAACCTGCTCACTCACTCGGCCGGTTTTCCCGAAGACAACCCCTGGGGCGACCGTCAGCTGGCTGACTCTGACGATGACCTGACGAAGCTCATCAAAGGCGGTATCTCGAACGCCAACGTACCGGCTTTCGCCTACGAATACAGTAACCTCGCCTTCGCCATGCTGGGCCGGATTATCAGCACTGTATCGGGCAAACCCTACCAGCAATACATCACCGAAACCATCCTGAAACCGCTGGGCATGAACGACACCCAATGGGAGTACGCCAACGTCCCGGCCGACAAACTCGCGCTGGGGTATCGCTGGCAGGAAGATGGATCGGGAACGGGCAAGTGGCTCGAAGAACCCCTGCTACACGACGGCTCCCACGGCGCGATGGGTGGCCTGATTACATCCATCGAAGATTTCAGCAAATACGTAGCCATTCACGAAGCCGCCTGGCCACCCCGCAATGATGTCGATAATGGGCCGATAAAACGAAGCTCGATCCGGGAAATGCAGCAGCCCTGGACATTTTCGGGTCTGGCTGCTCAGGCAAAAAACTCGGCGGGACAGGTGTGCCCCGTAACAAGTGGCTATGGCTACGGGCTGGGGTGGAATAAGAACTGTGCCGGTCTGGTGGGCGTTGGCCACAGTGGCGGGTTACCCGGTTTCGGTAGTCAGTGGCGCATTCTGCCGGAGTATGGCATTGGGGTTATTTCGTACGGCAACGTAACTTATGCCGGATTGGGAGGTGTCAACATCGCCGTGCTCGACACGCTGGTTGCGCTGGCTAAACTACAGCCCCGCCAGTTGCCCGTTTCGCCTATTCTGGCCCAGCGCAAAGCCGAACTGCTAAAGCTCCTGCCCGACTGGACAAACGCGGAACGGAGCGGTATTTTTGCGGAGAATTTCTTCCCGGATAAGTCGGTCGCCATCCGCCGGAAAACCGTACAGGATCTATACGCCAAAGCCGGTACAATAAAGCGCGTTGGCGAGCTGATTCCGGAAAATCAGTTACGCGGGCATTTTGTGATGGAGGGCGAAAAAGCCAGCATCGACGTATTTTTTACCCTAACCCCCGAAAACCCCGCCCTGATTCAGCAACTGGACTTCCGCGAGGTGAACAACTAG
- a CDS encoding GCN5-related N-acetyltransferase (PFAM: GCN5-related N-acetyltransferase~KEGG: bba:Bd3585 hypothetical protein) has translation MTTFTISAATGQDIPALNQLVNSAYRGDSSRKGWTTEADLLDGIRTSEESLQAIFANPNAQILKYEEEDQLLGCVYLEQKGNDLYLGMLTVSPDAQGSGIGKQLLRAAEDLAIARKCRAITMTVITQRHELIAWYERRGYRPTGETQPFPDDPRFGIPKQPLAFIVMEKEL, from the coding sequence ATGACCACATTTACTATATCAGCTGCCACAGGGCAGGACATTCCAGCACTGAACCAACTGGTTAATAGCGCTTACCGGGGCGACAGTTCCCGCAAAGGCTGGACTACCGAGGCCGATCTGCTCGACGGTATCCGAACCAGCGAAGAGTCTTTGCAGGCCATTTTCGCCAACCCGAACGCGCAGATCTTAAAATACGAAGAGGAAGACCAGTTGCTGGGATGCGTTTACCTCGAACAAAAAGGAAATGACCTGTATTTAGGGATGCTTACCGTTTCGCCCGACGCGCAGGGCAGCGGCATTGGCAAGCAGTTACTGAGGGCCGCCGAGGACCTGGCAATCGCCAGAAAGTGCCGGGCCATTACCATGACGGTCATTACCCAGCGGCACGAGTTGATTGCCTGGTACGAACGGCGCGGCTACCGACCAACCGGCGAAACCCAGCCCTTTCCCGACGACCCGCGTTTCGGCATCCCCAAACAACCCCTTGCCTTTATCGTTATGGAAAAGGAATTGTAG
- a CDS encoding response regulator receiver protein (PFAM: response regulator receiver~SMART: response regulator receiver~KEGG: vpa:VPA0710 sensor histidine kinase/response regulator LuxN) has product MSASKRVLIAEDSSVIQNLARKILEFQNYDITAVKNGEQVLQILEKEDFSILLLDINMPLMDGMECVRRVRALPEKEKAAVPIVAITGNAKNYTEEEFKTAGFNDVLVKPLNFDRLVEVVNQLTDK; this is encoded by the coding sequence ATGTCAGCTTCCAAACGCGTCCTGATTGCCGAAGATAGCTCCGTTATCCAGAATCTGGCCCGCAAAATTCTTGAATTCCAGAACTACGACATCACGGCCGTAAAAAACGGTGAACAAGTGCTGCAAATTTTGGAGAAAGAAGATTTCAGTATCCTTCTTCTTGACATCAACATGCCGCTGATGGATGGTATGGAATGTGTTCGGCGTGTTCGGGCGCTCCCCGAAAAAGAAAAAGCCGCCGTGCCTATCGTGGCCATCACCGGCAACGCCAAAAACTATACTGAAGAAGAATTCAAAACTGCCGGTTTCAACGACGTACTGGTAAAACCCCTCAACTTCGACCGCCTGGTAGAAGTCGTAAATCAACTGACGGATAAATAG
- a CDS encoding beta-lactamase domain protein (PFAM: beta-lactamase domain protein~KEGG: pca:Pcar_0199 phosphonate metabolism) has product MIITLLGTGTSSGVPLIGCTCDVCRSVDFRDKRLRTSVHIAVDGRSFVIDTGPDFRQQVLRLNLQQLDAVLFTHEHKDHTAGLDEIRAYNFRSGKDIPVYGRPTVLAQLQREFAYVFAENKYPGTPHVQLHDLTNEPFEVLGIRFTPIEVMHHKLPVYGFRIGDFTYLTDLNYISDEELKKVYGTKVLVLDALQLKPHISHFTLDEAVALAKRVNADRTYFVHISHKLGLHRDVEKELPANIRLGYDGLQISL; this is encoded by the coding sequence ATGATTATTACCCTACTCGGTACGGGAACATCGTCGGGGGTACCGCTTATTGGCTGTACCTGCGATGTGTGCCGTTCGGTTGACTTTCGGGATAAACGACTCCGCACCTCCGTTCACATTGCTGTAGACGGGCGTAGTTTCGTTATCGACACCGGACCCGATTTCCGGCAGCAGGTCCTTCGGCTCAATCTGCAACAACTCGACGCCGTTCTGTTCACCCACGAACACAAAGACCACACCGCAGGGCTCGATGAAATCCGGGCGTATAATTTCCGGTCGGGAAAAGATATTCCCGTGTATGGCCGCCCCACCGTTCTGGCGCAGTTGCAGCGTGAGTTCGCCTATGTTTTTGCCGAGAATAAATACCCAGGAACGCCCCACGTTCAATTGCATGACCTGACCAACGAGCCGTTCGAGGTACTGGGCATTCGGTTCACCCCTATCGAGGTAATGCACCATAAACTCCCCGTTTATGGCTTTCGAATCGGTGATTTCACGTACCTCACCGACCTGAATTATATTTCCGACGAAGAGCTGAAAAAAGTATACGGCACGAAGGTCCTCGTTCTGGACGCTCTCCAGTTGAAACCTCATATTTCACATTTCACGCTCGACGAGGCAGTCGCTCTGGCCAAACGGGTTAATGCCGACCGAACCTACTTCGTACACATCAGCCATAAACTGGGTTTGCACCGGGATGTGGAGAAGGAACTGCCAGCCAATATCCGGCTTGGTTACGATGGGTTACAGATTAGCCTGTAG
- a CDS encoding conserved hypothetical protein (KEGG: scl:sce5500 hypothetical protein) yields the protein MLTAIKPSRPFSNTLLDTFRQQGDAPADSAIAAVVDASGPAGLRSLMPWLADTRDFSTDNQHPAIQTFFAEYGALPAWADPDRMKRGMAFFKKHAQQIGLTLGFFSLPYSYLGANGAQVLWLTERIKNDTARRLQETGEWVFAVNNVKEWPFNTQVVGQSEGTAIRRTQKIRLIHAGARWFSLHSGRWNMDWGYPVNQEDMAGTSLSFSYIVLQGLRKAKVSMTEQEEEDYLHHINVVGYLNGVAEELIPANMREAYNLGTAIARRQFAPSEAGVGLTRSLLNAIAAAASSSQFTPNGPAQPMSASRPGTIGPETIRNLAAGEMRFFMGDDYADWLGIPNVPVEKRVAGLLNRLPIFQRQLLNL from the coding sequence ATGCTGACCGCCATAAAGCCCTCCCGTCCGTTTTCGAATACCCTACTGGATACGTTCCGACAGCAGGGCGATGCTCCCGCTGACTCGGCCATTGCGGCCGTCGTTGACGCCAGTGGCCCGGCGGGGTTACGGTCGCTAATGCCGTGGCTTGCCGACACCCGTGATTTCTCGACGGATAACCAGCACCCGGCCATCCAGACCTTCTTTGCCGAATACGGCGCTTTACCCGCCTGGGCCGACCCCGACCGGATGAAGCGTGGTATGGCATTTTTCAAGAAACATGCGCAGCAAATTGGACTGACGCTCGGCTTTTTCTCCCTACCCTACTCGTATCTGGGAGCCAACGGAGCGCAGGTCCTCTGGCTTACCGAACGCATTAAAAACGACACCGCCCGCCGATTGCAGGAAACCGGCGAGTGGGTGTTTGCCGTCAACAATGTCAAAGAGTGGCCTTTTAACACACAGGTAGTGGGCCAGAGCGAAGGAACAGCCATCCGCCGAACGCAGAAAATCCGGCTGATCCATGCTGGTGCCCGCTGGTTTTCACTGCACTCCGGTCGCTGGAATATGGACTGGGGGTACCCGGTCAATCAGGAAGATATGGCCGGTACCAGCCTGTCTTTTTCTTACATTGTGTTGCAGGGATTACGAAAGGCGAAGGTGAGCATGACCGAACAGGAAGAGGAAGATTACCTGCATCACATCAACGTGGTTGGCTACCTGAATGGCGTAGCGGAAGAACTTATTCCGGCGAACATGCGCGAAGCTTATAACCTCGGCACCGCCATCGCCCGGCGGCAATTCGCGCCGTCCGAAGCGGGCGTTGGCCTGACCCGCTCGCTGTTGAATGCCATAGCCGCAGCGGCATCGTCCAGCCAGTTTACCCCCAACGGACCGGCTCAGCCCATGTCGGCCTCCAGACCAGGAACCATAGGTCCCGAAACCATCCGGAACCTCGCAGCCGGCGAAATGCGTTTCTTCATGGGCGATGACTATGCCGACTGGCTCGGCATTCCCAATGTACCCGTTGAAAAGCGGGTAGCCGGGTTATTAAATCGCCTGCCTATTTTCCAACGACAGTTGTTGAACCTATAG
- a CDS encoding tRNA modification GTPase TrmE (TIGRFAM: tRNA modification GTPase TrmE; small GTP- binding protein~PFAM: GTP-binding protein TrmE-like; GTP-binding protein HSR1-related; Miro domain protein~KEGG: ppd:Ppro_3622 tRNA modification GTPase TrmE), producing MYQLEPIAALATAPGIGAIAVVRVSGEGAIELTNRLFRGKDLTQQTSHTAHFGTLRNEDGSIIDEVLATVFRAPKSFTKEDVVEISCHGSEFIIQQILRRLMQEGVRLARPGEFTQRAFLNGQFDLVQAEAVADLIASDSDASHRAALTQLRGGFSKQLKELRQQLIDFVALVELELDFGEEDVEFAHRDRLRQLMLDIRRVLHPLIESFSTGNAIKNGVPTVIVGKPNAGKSTLLNALLNEEKAIVSDIPGTTRDVIEDELFIDGIRFRLIDTAGLRQATDRIEAIGIERTQQKMRDASLVVYLFDAKNVKADELQTAVDEVRASRKPYLLVGNKLDAITDTTRESLETMLGESVVWISAANQTHLDELKAALSARVRTDAAVQTGSAVVTNSRHYNHLTGTDEALARAIHGLDTSVTPDWLAMDLRVALQHLGELTGEITTDDLLDSIFSKFCIGK from the coding sequence TTGTATCAATTAGAACCTATTGCGGCCCTTGCTACAGCCCCTGGCATCGGTGCCATTGCCGTGGTCCGCGTATCGGGCGAAGGCGCTATCGAACTAACCAACCGGCTGTTCCGGGGGAAAGACCTGACACAGCAAACGAGCCATACTGCCCATTTCGGCACCCTTCGGAACGAAGATGGCAGCATCATTGATGAAGTACTGGCCACCGTTTTTCGGGCACCGAAATCTTTCACGAAAGAAGATGTTGTTGAGATTTCGTGCCACGGCTCGGAGTTCATTATCCAGCAGATTCTGCGTCGGCTCATGCAGGAAGGCGTCCGATTGGCCAGGCCGGGTGAGTTCACCCAACGGGCGTTTCTGAACGGCCAGTTCGACCTTGTACAAGCCGAAGCCGTGGCCGACCTGATTGCGTCGGATTCGGACGCCAGCCACCGGGCCGCTCTCACCCAGTTGCGGGGTGGTTTCTCGAAACAGCTCAAGGAACTCCGCCAGCAACTCATTGACTTTGTCGCACTGGTCGAGCTGGAACTGGATTTTGGTGAAGAAGACGTCGAATTCGCCCACCGCGACCGGCTACGTCAGCTCATGCTCGATATCCGCCGGGTGCTTCACCCATTAATTGAATCGTTCTCAACAGGAAACGCCATTAAAAACGGTGTACCGACGGTTATTGTCGGCAAGCCCAACGCGGGCAAGTCGACGTTGCTCAATGCGCTACTGAATGAAGAGAAAGCCATCGTTTCCGACATCCCCGGCACCACCCGCGATGTTATCGAAGACGAACTATTCATTGATGGCATCCGCTTCCGGCTCATCGACACGGCCGGGTTACGGCAGGCTACCGACCGCATCGAAGCTATCGGCATTGAGCGCACCCAGCAGAAGATGCGGGATGCGTCGCTGGTTGTTTATCTGTTCGATGCGAAGAATGTGAAAGCTGACGAACTGCAAACAGCCGTTGATGAGGTACGGGCATCGCGTAAGCCGTATCTGCTTGTTGGTAATAAACTCGATGCCATTACCGATACCACCCGCGAGTCGCTGGAAACGATGTTAGGTGAATCTGTCGTCTGGATTTCGGCGGCTAACCAAACGCATCTCGACGAGCTTAAAGCGGCTCTTTCAGCCCGTGTCCGCACCGATGCCGCCGTGCAAACGGGCAGTGCCGTGGTGACCAACAGCCGCCACTACAACCACCTCACCGGCACCGACGAAGCCCTCGCTCGCGCCATTCACGGCCTCGACACCAGCGTCACCCCCGACTGGCTGGCGATGGACTTACGGGTAGCCCTGCAACATCTGGGTGAGCTTACCGGAGAGATCACAACGGACGATCTGCTGGATTCAATTTTCAGCAAGTTCTGTATCGGAAAGTAA
- a CDS encoding DNA binding domain protein, excisionase family (TIGRFAM: DNA binding domain protein, excisionase family~KEGG: rlt:Rleg2_4168 DNA binding domain protein, excisionase family), translating into MSSNIRVKRICEQCGDEFEARTTVTKTCSDTCAKRAYKARQRAAKVTVSNEQTRRIITKPLDDIRAKENLNIADASKLLGVSRWTIWRAIRSGNLHAVKLGRRTLIRRSDIDRLFETPTFTQKPTPAPVALVDCYTMKEIQEKYGISEKALYTLIQRNGIPKQYKGPYAYVPKVRIDELLIATQL; encoded by the coding sequence ATGAGTTCTAATATCCGCGTAAAGCGAATCTGCGAGCAATGTGGGGACGAATTTGAAGCCCGTACAACCGTTACAAAAACGTGTAGCGACACTTGTGCTAAACGAGCCTACAAAGCCCGCCAACGAGCCGCAAAGGTTACTGTCAGCAATGAGCAGACACGGCGAATAATTACAAAGCCATTGGATGACATTCGAGCTAAAGAAAATCTGAACATTGCCGATGCCAGTAAACTATTGGGCGTAAGTCGATGGACAATTTGGCGGGCTATCAGATCAGGTAACTTACACGCCGTAAAGTTAGGTAGACGTACTCTTATTCGTCGTTCGGACATTGACCGCCTGTTTGAGACACCAACTTTTACCCAAAAGCCAACACCCGCCCCAGTTGCATTAGTGGACTGTTATACAATGAAAGAGATTCAGGAAAAGTACGGCATTTCTGAAAAAGCTCTTTACACACTCATACAGCGTAACGGTATACCTAAACAGTATAAAGGCCCTTACGCTTATGTGCCAAAGGTTAGGATTGATGAACTACTAATAGCCACACAACTATGA
- a CDS encoding integrase family protein (PFAM: integrase family protein~KEGG: shw:Sputw3181_4090 phage integrase family protein), with product MIKVHLRKKSISNGRTSLYLDYYPAIPHPDTGKDTRREFLGLYLFNRPKTPADKEQNAETLALAENLRAKRQIDVQNGAYGFLSKKSLNTCFVAYCEQLAALKTGSNKDGWESALHYLRDFTGGQLKLSNLTPKKCRDFRAYMMDAKSQRNEEPLAVNSTVSYFNKFKAALKQAYIDGLINVDLNAKIESIKPEETRREYLTLAELQTLVQTDLPALPILKQAALFSALTGLRYSDIEALTWEQIRHDASSGYFIHFTQQKTRGVEVLPISELAVALLGTRLGDSQPVLPGLIYSAHWNKILKQWVKDAGITKPITFHSFRHTYATLQLSLGTDIYTVSKMLGHRELKTTQIYAKIVDQSKRDAADKIKLTF from the coding sequence ATGATTAAAGTCCACCTACGCAAAAAGTCAATTAGTAACGGGCGAACAAGCCTGTATTTAGACTATTATCCCGCTATACCTCATCCTGACACTGGCAAAGACACCAGGCGCGAATTTCTGGGCTTATATCTATTCAACCGCCCTAAAACGCCCGCCGACAAAGAGCAGAACGCCGAAACGTTGGCACTAGCTGAAAATCTTCGGGCTAAAAGGCAAATAGACGTTCAAAACGGAGCTTATGGATTCTTATCAAAAAAAAGCCTGAATACTTGTTTTGTGGCGTATTGTGAGCAGCTAGCGGCGTTAAAAACAGGAAGTAACAAAGATGGTTGGGAAAGTGCCTTACATTATTTGAGAGACTTTACAGGTGGCCAGCTCAAGCTTTCTAATCTTACCCCTAAAAAATGCCGAGATTTTCGGGCCTATATGATGGACGCAAAAAGCCAGCGCAACGAGGAACCATTGGCCGTAAACTCTACCGTCAGTTACTTCAATAAATTTAAAGCTGCACTCAAACAAGCTTACATAGACGGACTTATTAACGTTGATTTAAACGCGAAAATTGAAAGTATCAAACCTGAAGAAACCCGGCGTGAATACCTGACTTTGGCCGAATTGCAAACACTAGTTCAAACAGACTTACCCGCCCTGCCTATTCTCAAACAAGCGGCTTTATTTTCTGCTCTAACAGGTTTACGCTACTCCGATATTGAAGCTCTAACGTGGGAACAGATACGGCATGATGCCAGTAGCGGCTACTTCATTCATTTTACCCAACAGAAAACAAGAGGCGTTGAGGTGCTACCCATTTCAGAACTAGCCGTTGCGCTCTTAGGTACTCGTTTAGGCGATAGCCAGCCAGTTCTACCCGGCTTGATCTATTCGGCACACTGGAACAAGATCTTAAAGCAGTGGGTAAAAGATGCCGGGATAACTAAGCCGATTACATTCCATAGTTTTCGGCATACGTATGCAACCTTACAGTTATCACTTGGAACTGACATCTATACAGTTTCCAAGATGTTAGGCCATCGCGAATTAAAGACTACACAGATTTACGCCAAAATCGTTGACCAATCCAAGCGTGATGCCGCCGATAAAATTAAATTGACGTTCTAA
- a CDS encoding hypothetical protein (KEGG: spc:Sputcn32_3991 phage transcriptional regulator, AlpA), producing MENRQITFDQLPTFVVELGRKVDELTALLRSQNERSHTIPDRWFSIEELSEYLPGHPAVTTLYGKVQRREIPFSRKGKRLAFRQSDIDYWLQSGRVKTNSELDILANQHIANKSKGGRRAA from the coding sequence ATGGAAAACAGGCAAATAACATTCGATCAACTACCCACCTTTGTAGTTGAGTTAGGCCGTAAAGTTGATGAGTTAACGGCATTATTGCGTTCACAAAATGAACGTTCTCATACTATTCCAGACCGATGGTTCTCTATCGAAGAACTAAGCGAATATCTACCTGGCCACCCTGCCGTAACGACTTTATATGGAAAAGTACAACGGCGTGAAATACCATTTTCACGTAAAGGAAAACGGTTAGCTTTTCGGCAATCTGATATTGATTATTGGTTGCAAAGTGGCAGAGTCAAAACAAACTCTGAATTGGATATTCTGGCAAACCAGCACATAGCCAATAAAAGCAAGGGAGGGCGTAGAGCTGCATGA
- a CDS encoding P-loop ATPase and inactivated derivatives-like protein (KEGG: sml:Smlt1061 putative phage integrase protein), whose translation MSMTTEQKLVSVFKNKFDNGLTKDGQPDPKRLPDIDIREFLDGVKNGVWKKEVEWVRAAADKAVYDKRKSGIPGVTIWGTFIVRKAQNSDQASGLMSVDLDHLEESEINRVFNLLKSDPYVYAVFRSVGGKGLCVIFRVDYQRWLESFEGIRIYLTEQHGLVMGWDASVKDICRLRFVSYDPETYVNYKAQLFKKYPRKEKKEVVKLPYTHTESDIRYVLDQIHAKALDLTAAYEDWFRIGWALISQYGDAARPIFHEVSQYHSSYDPNNCDKKFNYLVATRPHSIKIATFYYYCRQAGLDTATPQTKEVQSLAAMSKKQKVSITSAVETVLKMTEIPEDIARPIIEQVYESTEQFDTNETIYEQGVRHIQTHFLFYNEVSRRIESPSGSIFGKWEVNELYNEVLILFDGKLGRQAFESLLFSRKTVPPVNPLKQFFYQHQHNKPTGIISQLASSIETDTGWELDQFAPSYTEYFLRKWLIGLVALAFDNLCDLMLILTGPQNVGKTEFFRRLLPEELRRYFAETKLDRGKDDEILLCENWIVFLDELSGKSFQDVGLMKNLLSSKVFDLREPYGSTNVKLKRRAALCGSSNPQAILRDPTGNRRIIPINVLSINREAYNAIDKTDLLMEAYWAYIAGETYSLSKDDIQYLNDNTSSFEHWSIERQLLEHLFAKPTGEGGEAIEHLELIQIQISLESRANGRKLESDKIRLELAAMGLKSYQKRFGKDPKTKKQRRPWVYDVVRLDNP comes from the coding sequence ATGAGTATGACCACCGAACAAAAACTGGTTTCTGTTTTCAAAAACAAATTTGATAACGGACTAACCAAAGATGGCCAGCCAGACCCGAAACGGCTACCAGATATTGACATACGGGAATTTTTAGATGGCGTTAAAAATGGCGTCTGGAAAAAGGAAGTAGAATGGGTACGCGCAGCCGCAGACAAAGCCGTTTATGATAAACGAAAATCCGGCATACCTGGCGTTACCATTTGGGGGACGTTCATCGTACGTAAAGCGCAAAATTCCGACCAGGCTAGCGGGTTAATGTCGGTAGACCTTGACCACTTGGAAGAAAGCGAAATTAACCGCGTCTTTAACCTGCTGAAGTCAGACCCGTACGTTTACGCTGTCTTTCGGTCGGTCGGTGGTAAGGGGCTATGTGTAATCTTTCGCGTAGACTACCAGCGCTGGTTAGAATCCTTTGAAGGGATACGTATATACCTGACCGAACAACATGGTTTGGTAATGGGTTGGGACGCCAGCGTAAAGGATATTTGCAGACTGCGGTTTGTGTCGTACGATCCAGAAACGTACGTAAACTACAAAGCGCAGCTATTCAAAAAGTACCCGCGAAAGGAAAAGAAAGAGGTTGTTAAATTACCGTACACTCATACAGAATCAGATATACGGTATGTCCTGGACCAGATTCACGCCAAAGCATTAGACCTTACGGCTGCGTATGAGGATTGGTTTAGAATAGGCTGGGCGCTTATTAGCCAGTATGGGGACGCAGCCAGGCCAATTTTCCACGAAGTAAGCCAGTACCATTCGTCGTACGATCCAAACAACTGCGACAAAAAGTTTAACTACCTGGTAGCGACCAGACCGCACAGCATTAAAATAGCGACGTTCTATTACTATTGCCGCCAGGCAGGTTTAGACACAGCGACACCACAAACAAAGGAGGTCCAAAGCCTGGCCGCTATGTCAAAGAAACAGAAGGTAAGTATAACCTCTGCTGTCGAGACTGTGCTAAAAATGACGGAAATACCGGAAGACATAGCCAGGCCGATTATTGAACAGGTATATGAAAGCACAGAACAGTTCGACACGAACGAAACCATATATGAACAGGGGGTAAGACACATTCAAACCCACTTTCTGTTTTATAACGAAGTGTCACGGCGTATTGAAAGCCCTAGCGGCTCCATTTTCGGAAAATGGGAAGTGAACGAATTATATAATGAGGTCCTAATTCTGTTTGACGGGAAATTAGGTCGCCAAGCTTTTGAATCGCTACTTTTTTCCCGTAAGACGGTTCCACCAGTTAACCCACTTAAACAGTTTTTTTATCAGCACCAGCATAATAAGCCTACTGGTATTATTTCCCAATTAGCTTCAAGTATCGAAACAGACACAGGATGGGAATTAGACCAGTTTGCACCTAGCTATACTGAGTACTTCTTGAGAAAGTGGCTTATTGGTTTGGTTGCACTAGCTTTCGATAATTTATGCGATTTAATGTTGATCCTTACAGGTCCACAAAATGTTGGGAAAACCGAATTTTTCAGACGCCTATTGCCTGAAGAACTACGACGATACTTTGCAGAAACCAAATTAGACCGTGGCAAAGATGATGAGATATTGCTTTGTGAAAACTGGATTGTCTTTTTGGATGAATTGTCCGGTAAGTCTTTTCAGGACGTTGGGTTAATGAAAAATTTGCTTTCCAGTAAAGTTTTTGACCTCCGCGAACCCTACGGCAGCACCAATGTAAAACTAAAGCGAAGGGCCGCGCTTTGTGGTTCGAGTAATCCACAAGCCATACTAAGAGACCCAACAGGCAATAGGCGAATTATTCCCATCAACGTATTATCGATTAATCGGGAAGCTTATAACGCTATTGATAAAACTGATTTGCTGATGGAAGCTTATTGGGCGTATATAGCTGGTGAAACTTACTCTTTATCAAAAGACGACATCCAGTATCTCAATGATAATACTTCCAGCTTTGAACACTGGTCAATCGAACGGCAACTTTTGGAACACTTATTTGCCAAGCCAACTGGTGAGGGTGGAGAAGCCATTGAGCATCTAGAATTAATTCAGATTCAAATTAGCTTAGAAAGCCGGGCTAATGGCCGTAAGCTAGAAAGCGATAAGATCAGGCTGGAATTGGCCGCAATGGGGTTAAAGTCTTATCAAAAAAGATTTGGGAAAGACCCCAAAACAAAAAAGCAACGGCGTCCCTGGGTGTATGATGTGGTTCGTTTAGATAATCCATAA